From the Musa acuminata AAA Group cultivar baxijiao chromosome BXJ3-1, Cavendish_Baxijiao_AAA, whole genome shotgun sequence genome, the window AAGGGGGCATGCCAACTTTATCTACTTATATGCTTATATACATAGCGTCAAATGCAAGAGATATGTATGGGCATTAGTGCTACTCAAAAGGAGTTTTCGTTGCCTTGCATATGTGCTGAAATTGGGATGTCGCACCCAACATGAAGAGGTAGCAATTGAAGATGTTGAAAGTGATTCAGTGATGCAATAGGCGAGACACAATGACCATCTAAATGCATGGTAATGTCATAGCCAACTAGAAAATGTGGTAGACATAGATATAACTATTAGAGGGTTTGCGCATAGAAAAGCAATCCTTGTAAAGACCCCAAGTTAGAGTATCCAAATGGAATTTAATTAGATGTCATGACGACTACGTATATGTAGGTATTGACACATCATTGCCATACTATACATGCTTAGGTGGTGCTACATCATCACATATTGGATAGGCCCTTATGACCCAATAAGTGACACACATAGAGCCTAGGTTACTTTTTTATAGTTTGACTAGATACCATATGTTGAGTTATATTTGGTTGTCAAATATAGTCATATCATTTGTCTCACATCGTGTTTGTGGAAAGGGCTATCTAAATATATGGTGTACTTGGAATGTCATAGCCAAATGGAAAATATGGTAGACTAAGATATAACTATCAGAGGCTTTGTGTTTTTTTAGAAAAGCAATCGCCCCATGCTAGGGTATCCGAATGGAATATAattttagatgtcatgatcacTACGTATGTGTAAGTAGTGGCACATCATTGTCATACTAACTATACATGCTTAGGTAGTGTCACATCATCACATGCTGGATAGACCCTTAGGGCCCAATAAGTGACGCACATCAAACCCTTGGTTGCTTGTCTATAGTTTGACTACGTGCCACATGTTGAGTTCTATTTGGTTGTCAAATATAGCCATATCTATTGTGTCTAAGGAAAAAGGTTGGTTGTACTAGAGCATGTCGGATTAAGTACTCGATAACTATTACCTGCACCAAAAGTAGTGAAGTAATGCCCACATGCTCTATTAGTGTAATGTGGATGGGATGCGGCAACACTCGAGATCATCAGAGCATGCTGACATAAACAAGGAGTGCTGGATGAATATGATGCACAATGAAATTGGGGTGTACTAATGTGAACCATCCATGTATATAGTGTTGGATGAAAGAGAGGAGCAAGAGCATAACATGTGCCAACATGGACTTACCACATAGAGAGTGTCAAATGCAGGAGATGTGCTAGAGCTTTGAGTTGTGCCTAGTTGAACTAGTTTTATAGGGAGTGTCAGATGCAAGAGATATGACAGGATATTAAGAATGTCAACTTGAATTGAATATAGATACATTTAGATACAGGGGTCACATGAGGTCTTTTGGGTATGTCGACTTGAATTGCTAGGATAGAGAGTATCAGATGAAGGAGATGCATAAGGGCATTACTGTGTGTCTACTTCAATTACTTATATAGAATTGTTGGATGGAGGAGGCAAATAAGAGGTTAGTGCATTCCAACTTAAATTATCCATCTTAGGGGTTACTTAAAAAACACATATGGGCATTAGAATATGTAGCCTTGAATGGCCTATAGAGAGAGTGTTGGACCGAATAAGAAGCATGAGAGCATCGAGGTATACCAACTTAAATTGCTTGTATACAAAACGTCGAAAGCAGGAGATATAAAAGGACATCAGTGCTGCTCGAAAGGTGTTTTGGTTGTCTCGAAGATGTGCCGAAATTGGGACGTCACACCCAAAATGAAGAGGTAGTAATAAAAAATGGCATGAGTGATTTGGCGATGCAATAGTCGTTGACATAACGACCATTTAAATGCATTGTGTACTTGAAGACATGGCACACTAAGATATAACCATTAGAGGGCTTTCGTGTGACTAGAGAAGCAATCCTTTTATAGGCCTAAAGCTACGGCATCTAAATAAAACATACCTTTTACATGTCATGATGACTAGGTATGTGTAGGCAGGGGCACATCATTATAATACTAACTATACATGCTTAGGTGGTGTCCAATCATCACATGTTGACTGGGCCCCTAGGGTCCAATAAGTGAGACACATTGAGGCTTGATCATTTGTCTATAGTCGAATAGATATTATGTATCGAGTTTTATTTGGTTGTCAAGCATAGTCATATCATTTGCCATAAGGAAAAGGGTTGGTTGTATTGGAATATGTCGGATTCGGGAACTCAACAAATATTACCGCAAAGTACATACACTACTGCTAGTGAAGAGAGAGCGCGAAagcgaaagagaaagagaaagagagagtaagAGAAAGCGACAGAGAGAGTGGTGCAGCTAGCCATGGCCGTCAACGTGGGGAAGGCAAACCTTGTGGAGCACTTGGAGCTCATCCTCAGTCTCCGTGGCTCCTACCCGATAGTGGCAATCGATACGGAGTTCCCGGGGTTCATTCGCGACACCCCTCGCAATGCCACCGAAGAAGAAAGATACAATGACGTGAAGCACAACGTGGATAACATGCACCTGATCCAGCTGGGCGTCGCCTTGTTCGACGAAGGCGGCAACACCCCATGGCCGGGGTGCTGTTGGCAGTTCAATTTTTCGGATTTCGATCCCGATGTCGATGCTTCCTCTCCCGACTCCATCGAGTTGTTGGCACAGAGCGGGCACGACTTCCAGCAATACCGACGACACGGCATCGACGCGCGGCGGTGCGCCTATCTGGTATGCGTGAAGCTCTTCTGCCAACCCTACGGCTCCAAGTATGTTACGTTTCATGGACTCTACGACGTGGCATTTGTGATAAAGATGATCACCCGAGCCCCACTGCCCAACACCTTGAACGAGTTCTCTGATTTGGTGAGGACCATCTTCGGCCAGATTTATGATCTCAAATATATATCTCGATTTTGTGGAGGGCTGCGTCGGGGAGAGATTGGTTTGGTGGGACTATCAAGGTTATTGAACTTTGAACCCGTAGGGATCCGTCACCAAGCAGCATATGACAGTCTACTAATTGAGGCACTCTTCAACGAAATGAAGCAACGAAGGCATAACGTAGAGGACGACAGATCTGCATCGGTCCTCTATGGTATAGAGAATAGATGCGTCAAGAACAGGCGGACTCGAAGGATTGACCAAAGAGGTCGGCCTTACCCAAGACGGCAGCGACACCCCTTGGCTGCCATGGGGTTGGCGGTTTAGTTTAGTACATGTACGATCTGCATGTACGAAAAGAATGTGCTCAGCAGCACGTACTACTGCTGCGGCCACCAGAAGTCGATGAGACGACAACGATGCATGCGCACCGGTGCTCGTACGTATCCGGTGTATGCAAGCATGGGAAACAGTACTCGACGACGCACCAACGAGCCCTACAGGTCTACTGCTCAGGGCAATCTTCATCGAGGTGAAGCAATGCAACAAAGTTACCTACGACAATGATCCAGGATATATGGCATATTTATTTGCACGTATGAGTCTCTACTACGATATAGGGACCAACTCGATGGAGATCAGTAAGAGGGGGAATCCAACGTATGCCACGTCCACGGCATCATATGCGACCCTCCACCTCATCCTGCTACTGCTACCTACACACACACACTATTCCTACTACATCCATGGAGACTTCCTCCCAATTAATGCAGCCATTTCAACCCACGTGGCGGACTTCTAAGCTTATGGATTTCCAACCCGCTGCTTGCAGTGACAACCTTAATTATCACATATTCTTCTGGATCGAGAGGTTTAACCATTCATATTTTACTTGGCGAGTTCTTGGAAAAAAAAATCCTCTTTGGGTTTTTCCCGAGAAGCACCCCTCATTTTCAGGGTTCTCAGcgtttctttttcatctaatacCTGAAATACCTCTAACTACGTATCACTTTTCAATTTATATTtccgattttttttttgttgaccgGCCCAAAGAGGATTTTTTCCAAGAACTCGCCCATGTAAAATACAAATGGTTAAACCTGGTGCATCGAGCACCGACATGATCCACAATATCTCGATCTGACTAGGACCATGTGATAATTAAGGTTATTACCGCAAGCAGCGGGTTGGAGATCCATGAGCTTAGAAGACCGCCACATACGTTGAAATGGCTGTATTAATTGGGAAGCCTCCATGCATGAAGTAGGAATAGCGTGTGTGTAGAATGATGAGGTGGATGGTTACATATGATGCGCACTGTTGGTGTACGTGACACTCCTTGGATTCCTCTTCTTGCTGCTCTCCATCGAGTTGTTCTCTATACCGTAGTAGAGACATACGTACAAATAAATCTGTCATATATCGTCAATCGTTCTTGAAGGAAACTTTGATGCATGCTTCACGTCGTTTAAGATTAAACTGTGCAATTGACCTGTAGGGTGATAGAAGATCATATGATATTctcaatcaatctatgatttgagtatcaatcatatatttgaagagttgatcttattatgtgatttgaTTAAGTAAGTGAAATCTCTTCCTAAAAACTTATATAAATACTTATCACATCAATAAATAAAACTCATCCTTTTCGTAATTTATTTCTCAATTCCTTAAAAGTTAAATTGATTAAGGATATCATGATCTTTTATCATACCCCTGCAGGATTGAGCTTCTATCAAGGATGTCAATCTTGAACCAATGTAATTGAAATGTCTCATggacgagaggctttgtgagggaCTCTGCTACTTGATCAAAAGTATGTATGTCAGAAATACATAGttgatgtcggacaacttgatcttTGACAAAATGAAAGTTGATGGTAATATGTTTCATGCATAAgtagaacactggattgacaTATAGGTAGGTGACACCAATATTATTACAGTATATTATAGGAGTGATTCGTATCACTGAAGGCATAagattttgaaaagaaaaagtaGACTCGATAAAAATAACGTGATATGATAAAAGACTTTTTGAGCTTGAGAATCATAGCATCGAAAAATATTATATTCAAAAAATATCCTATGATACACAAGGCTCGAATCTTAGTGTTAACTTATATGAAGTATAAGAGCGTAGTTAAAGATAAcataaataatcaaatattttaagtttttgaaggtttaagttttttgaaatagtttttcaaatgatgacTGATATTGTAGGAGACTATTAATCAAAAGGTTGATGATATAGAGACTTAGTATAAAAGAGCACATAATATGAGGATTATGACATGTGAAAGGTTGTTCTTACCTTATCCTCATCTAATGAATGTTATGCTGACTCATCGTTTCTTTGATATGTCATCTTTGCTTGGCCAACACCTCAACCCCTTTCAGTTGACATGACAATCATTGTTGCACTAATAAGGAGGCTGACTCAGCACTATGAAGTTGATCACATGATAAAAATAAGAGGTGACTTAACATACTGCTGGCATATGTCTTCTGGGTTCGATGTTGTACGATCGCACTTATGGCTAGATGGAGCACGTAATTTTTCTTATCATTAATTATAGTCTTGAACCCAATGGTCGTATATCGTAGCATAAAAGAATCCCCAAGTCCACCATAAACTCTTTGATCAACTCctatattttatgaatcatccaAATAAAAAACTAACTTAAGAATCAGATGATCATTTTAAAGTATGCTCTAATATAGGTTTATAGGGTTTTGACTCAAAACTCTTTGCTCGCCTACACCAAATTGAAGTTGGATCCAAAGTACAACATGAACTCACTAATTTACTCTTATACTATTGCATTTCTATAGATTGATCAAATCCTATGAATAAAAAACTACCTTAAGTATCAAAGTGGCAAAATCAAGAATTCTCTCGAAGTAGTTTCATAGGGTCTCGACTCAAACTTTCTTCTCGCTTGACACGACACCATTTTAAGACAGACATATATTCCACATTAGTAGTGCAAGTCAACATTCTTAATGCCCTAATATGTCCCATACATTTGGCACTCTATACACAACCAACACAAATAGTCATGCTCCAATACTACCTCTTATGTCTCCTATATTCGAATCTTCCTATGTGAAAGTTCATGCTGGTACATGTTGATGCTCTTGCTTCTCTCTTGCATTCACACTCCCCGCTTTAGCAATTCAAGTAAGCACACCTGAATGCTATTACATATTCTTATGTTTAGCATTTTATAAGTAGATAGTTCAAGTCTACACGATCCGTTGCTTTTGAGGGTGGTGACAAGATCAGTAATTCATCTGAGTTCAAACCATTTATTTGCTTAACAATCCATCTAGATGGAGGACCTGATAACATCCTCTTGATCAGAGATGATCATTTCCAAAGATTGCAATTTGATAGGATGATTTTACCCCATATCAGCTTATCTGCCACAAAGGCCGACACTTAAGCAGGTCTCCAAGTCACTAGCCCCAAAATAGCATCGCAGTGAGTCCCAATGTGCCCTGCATCAATGATTAGCAATAATCATCATATCTTATCAAGATCATAGACTTGAATGATCTTATCCTATGCCAACTAGTAAGAAGGCATAGGGATCAGGTATAAAAAGGAACCTATCAGCTCACGCCGAAGGGGGGCTCTCTACATACTAACTCAGTCATACATCTTACATTGTTGTCTTCTTTCCTTCGCTAACTTAAGCattggaggggtcgggccaagCAACCCCCAACGTCGGCTTGTCATGCAGGATCATCGGTCGCCCGAAGACACTCGGACGACTCAACCCCCAGAGAGAAACCTTGAACTAGGAAGATCTCAGTCCGCCTACTCGATAATTTCGAATTGTGTCCTTACTAATAGAATGGTTTTTAGTCGGACAACCTATACGGTTTTACCTCACAAAGTCtcttgttgggctggcagcccacagattcagccTATAGTGGGCTTAAACAACCCATAGCCACCTCCtcacttaacctaaccctaattcatattaggggggtgtgggtggctgcgttttagaggcataaAAAAGGTAGCAAAGTGGCAGAAAAAGGTAGCAACGAGGTAGTTTTTTggcagccacgggattc encodes:
- the LOC135629167 gene encoding probable CCR4-associated factor 1 homolog 11 produces the protein MAVNVGKANLVEHLELILSLRGSYPIVAIDTEFPGFIRDTPRNATEEERYNDVKHNVDNMHLIQLGVALFDEGGNTPWPGCCWQFNFSDFDPDVDASSPDSIELLAQSGHDFQQYRRHGIDARRCAYLVCVKLFCQPYGSKYVTFHGLYDVAFVIKMITRAPLPNTLNEFSDLVRTIFGQIYDLKYISRFCGGLRRGEIGLVGLSRLLNFEPVGIRHQAAYDSLLIEALFNEMKQRRHNVEDDRSASVLYGIENRCVKNRRTRRIDQRGRPYPRRQRHPLAAMGLAV